Below is a window of Impatiens glandulifera chromosome 2, dImpGla2.1, whole genome shotgun sequence DNA.
TAATAGCTGTAGTAACCTACAAACTCTTGTGTGGAATTATTCTTTGTAATTATTGGTAATCCTTTATTTTAAGCTTCTGATACTTGGAGTGGTGAGAATTGACATGTATTCCAACTGAGTATTGTACATATGTTTGTCATCTCAAAATATGAGAGGCAtgaaacattttaatatattttcagtGGTACTGGGTCATTTGATGAAGCAAAGTCAAAACTAAACTtaacagaaaaatattaaaacttgtATAAGCAATCATCCAAATATTTAAACAGTGAGGTTTGACTTTATTACCCAACTCACTGCAGAACTCAACCCCCAAGTTTGTAGCAAGTGACTTGGTTTTTCCAGTCAACAATGCAGTGtgtttatattcattctttatttttgtaGGCTCATCCAAATGTTCTGTATCAGCTAGTTGATTTGATTGGCATTACATCCATCATGGAGGTTAGCACCTTAATCTCACCTCAACGCTTATGCCTGTTTCTATTAGGCTTTCACGGCACCTGGTGATTGCATTATTTGTTGGTGATATTCATGACCTTGATGCTTCTATGCAGGTTTTGGTTCGCCTAGTGGGAGCTGATGATCAATTCTACCCCAATTCTTTGGATGTTATGAGTTGGTTGGCTGATAGCAATTTGTTAGAAATGATTGTGGATAAATTAAGTCCATCTGTATGTATACCTGATCAATAGTGTTAACATTTTCTTAGCTTGGCTGAACATTTCTGGTTGCTGTGCCTTTCTTGTATACTGTTGTTCTTGATGTTCTCACGTTTCCTTTCACTTTTTAGTTAATGTTTCTGCATTCTTGATATGCCCTTTACATGCTTAATAACCCTCTTTATTCTTATGGATCATTTACAATCTACTTAAAGACTCAAAAAGTCCCTTCTGCTGGAATTATATTTGACTGTCACATATGGATTGTTAACTTTTCCAAGCTGTAATACaaaattgattttggttgaGTTTTCTCTCACAATGTTACATTTCCCATGCTATGTTTTGCATATTGAGGTGCAGTTGTAAGTTCACATTGTCATGCTGCTTGTTCTTTtgacttttctttctttttgtatatACCTGCTTTATTTATATTCCCCTTAAAGAAACTGGGGTGTTCATAATAAGACATCTAACTACTTTCATGACATGGACAGACACCTCCTGAAGTTCATGCTAATGCTGCAGAAACATTATGTGCTATAACCCGTAGTTCCCCATCAGCCCTGGCAACTAAACTCTCAAGTCAAAGGTTTATGATATATGAGAGCTGTTTTCCCTCTTGGAATGTGAATGTTTAGTCTCTGGTTTATGTTGATCATATTAAGTTTTCTTTTTCAGTTTTGTTGCAAGGATATTCACTCATGCACTTGAAGGACCGAATTCATCATCTGGACTTGTCCACTGTTTATCAGTTTGTATTTCTTTGTTGGACCCCAGGATATCTTATTTCTCTCCTCTGCTACGAAGTCAGCACATATATGAGTCTTCAACACCTGTGAATTCCGAGACAGTCAATGCAATGCTGCCCAGACTTGGTACGCCATCTTGTTTATCTTAAATTGCTGAAGCTTAGTTCTAGCGATATGATTTTCTCTGGTTTTGTTGTATGCATTGGTTGTTTGGAACTTCAAAAGATCATGAGATGCTTTGTGTGTAATGTGAACTTTAGTTTTCTGGATTTATTGATACAAAACTAGAGTTATAATCTTTAGCTTGTCGTGGAAGAAGAGTCTCGGTGTTCTGAATCTGGGATTCTGGACCCTTCTTAAGGCtcattgaataaataaaacttaatctTTCCCTCGTGAAATTTCCTTTTGTTGAGCTACCTTTTGTCCTTGACTTCTATTGTTTCTGACAACTTCTGCAGACCCTATCTATACTTTCTCTTTGTGATATAACTTCTACTTTCTGTAGTTTTGTTTTCCTTAACAACTTCATTATAGAGGGCCTATATTAATTCAATTGGGTTAAATCAGTAGAGCTTATAATGCAAAGCAAATAACTGACTAATTCCTTGCCTTGTATGGCTCCTTTTGTTAGATCGTAGGATAGAGCCCACTGTAACTCCCTGAACGAGGATCTGTCAAGCCTTTTATTTTGGCTATGCTATCTGTACGTCTTTTTTAGAATCTTCTTCCAACTTATGCTGATATAATTGTTTCTGAATATCTGGATCTTTGTTTTTCTATTTGTCTTGTCTTTGTTCATTGACAGAAAGTGCCTTGAGATTTTCAACTTATGTTGTTGTATAATTGTATTAGTGGTGTTAATGAAGATTATTGCCTGTATTATACAAATATTCCTTAACTGTGTTCACCGATATTGAAAGTTCAGTCTTAAATTGCACTGCAAGGTCTAAACATGTATGTGCTTGTATTAGGAGAATTGCTGAAGTTATTGAATGTTTCTTCTGATGAGAAAGTCCTGCCTACAACTTATGGTGAACTGAGGCCACCTCTGGGGAAGCACCGCCTAAAGGTCACTATTACATTATGCCTGTTTATAATGTTTTGGAAATTTTACTTTGTGCTCTAAACATGTTTCTTTGATAGGAATGTGTCCCCACTGGTTCAATCATTTTGTGGACATTTCTTGTATACTTGGAATTCTTGTTTGGTTCCTAAACTTTTATTCTAACTTTGTAATACATGACTTAGATTGTGGAGTTCATTGCCATACTGCTGAAAACTGGTAATGATGTTGCAGAAAAGGAACTGATCAACTCAGGAACAATTAGGAGAGTTGTTGATCTCTTCTTTGAGTAAGTTTCTTTACTACTGCTGAAAAGTGTAGCTAAGACTAACGATGATAGTGTTTGCTGCTTTTTGAGATTCAAGTTATCATCTACTTTTAGTTAAAAACTCAGTCTATTATGTTTTATTGCAGGTATCCATTCAACAATGCGTTACATCATCATGCAGAGAGTCTTATATATTCTTGCTTGGAGAGTAAAAATACGACTCTTGCTGATCATCTGATTCAAGATTGTGATTTGATTGGGAAGATTCTTGAAACAGGCAAGAACCCCATTAACTACGGTTGTCTGAAACAGGTATGCAAGAACATTCTTCTGCTATCATATTTTTGGCTTTTTGTTAATTGGACATCTTACATTTTCAGTATTGTTTCTGTAGCCAACTTTAAATGCTACTGGAAGAAAGGCACCGCGAGCAGGGAATATTGGACACATTACACGAATTTGTAATAAGCTGGTGCATTTGGGGAGTAATAACAATCACATTCAGGCATTTCTTCAGGTGGTGGATATGGTAGCTTTTTATATGTCACTACTTGTTACCTTCATTGACAGCAGACTTGAGGATTAGGTTTTCAGTATTCGGCCTTGTGAACGGGTTTTCATAATTGATGCATTTCTTCATTCCACATTATCTAAAAGGAATTACAGGAATATCTGACTGAATTAGTGATGTCAAGCTTCTTTAGTCTCCAAGAATGAAATGTCATTGTGAAGTTTGGAGTTCCAATTATCTCTTACTATTCTAAACTAATTGAATGGAACATATTACTTTGGACTGATTGAAATGAAACGACAATGATTTATGTGGAATTGTAATGTAGAAATCCAgactttatatttctttatccTGTTTTTATACATGGAAATGTACCTGAGTCAAATCCACCAATATAGTTTAATATACTTTTGCCATCTCCttaatatactttaatttgTCTTGTCAGGGAAATTGTGAATGGGATGATTGGCAATGTAGTGTCTTACAGGAGCGTAATAATGTTGAAAACGTCCATAGATGGGCTTGTGGGTACGCCTCgtctcttcttcaactgccctattTTGCACCTTCTCTTGATTTAATCCACTGAAAAGTATTGCATCAtaatctgaattttttttttcttgttccAGCAACATTTGTATAATCTGGTTTATGATTTCTTCTTCCATCTTTTCCTTAATTCTGTTGTAAACTGTAGCCGGCCAATTGCTTTTCAAGATAGGGCCAAGGACAGTGATGAGGATGACATGCATGACAGAGATTATGATGTAGCAGATTTAGCTAATAATCTCAGTCAGGCATTTAGATACAACGTATATGACAATGAGGATGCTGAAGAGGTAAGTACTGCTGGCACATTTTCTATTTCTTCATTCCTTGCTCACAATGTGCTTTCAGATACTAATCAAGATTATTCAATTCTGTTTACAGGGTAATGGTGACCTTGACCATGATGATGAGGTAATATTATCTTATTCTGCCTGTTACATCTGGCAATTAACACTAATTAGTTAAGAAACATTTGGTAATTGTTTAATCATAATATAACTATAGGATGTTTACTTGGATGATGAATCTGCTGAAGTTGTGATATCTTCCCTCAGGCTTGGTGATAATTGGGGCAGGTGAGTATTATAGTCTTCCATATTGCAATGGTCAACAGTTCTCTTTTACTATCTGCTTGGTGTCACCTTTCAAACCCAACCAGAAAATCTCttcatgaaaatttgacttcaTACATCATAACCTCccttatatttgtttgtataTGGGATTTGTGctctttaaaaatgatattttatggGCTGCAGTTTTTTTGTATGGCTAAAAAGCTGATGAGTAGTagtcttagagcttgtttgatgtagtttttttagaaaataaagtgTATTTTAGTGGATGATTTGGTTGATGATGGGATAAGGGGTTATTTGActttaaaatccaaataatcctacatcaaacaaggccttagtatCTGAGATCCATTTGGTTCACTTTATAAGATCCATCATTAATGGGAGTGGTGAACATTGACAGGATTTAGTTGGGCATTCATTCAATTTTGGTGTTCATGATTGTAATTGttcatctttcttcttcttctgtacATAATAATAATCCATGTGGCTGGAAAACTTGATGCAGTTTTTCTGCAAACTCCAATTGGTTTGCATTTCAAGACAATGGAATGGCAGATTCCCATGTGGAAAGTATGGAATCGGAGATTATGGAAGAGATAAACTTGGAAAACAAGTCAGGCAATGAGAACAGCAGTGGCAGCAGCAGTGATGATGAAGTCGTGG
It encodes the following:
- the LOC124925509 gene encoding serine/threonine-protein phosphatase 6 regulatory subunit 3-like, translating into MFWKLTSLSASSPVESVLDKDNFTLEELLDEEEIIQECKALNSRLINFLRERAQVEQLLHYIVEEAPEDAESKRVFKFPYIACEIFTCEIDVILRTFVEEDELMTLFFSFLDPNRPHNALLAGYFSKVVICLMLRKTVPLVNYVQAHPNVLYQLVDLIGITSIMEVLVRLVGADDQFYPNSLDVMSWLADSNLLEMIVDKLSPSTPPEVHANAAETLCAITRSSPSALATKLSSQSFVARIFTHALEGPNSSSGLVHCLSVCISLLDPRISYFSPLLRSQHIYESSTPVNSETVNAMLPRLGELLKLLNVSSDEKVLPTTYGELRPPLGKHRLKIVEFIAILLKTGNDVAEKELINSGTIRRVVDLFFEYPFNNALHHHAESLIYSCLESKNTTLADHLIQDCDLIGKILETGKNPINYGCLKQPTLNATGRKAPRAGNIGHITRICNKLVHLGSNNNHIQAFLQGNCEWDDWQCSVLQERNNVENVHRWACGRPIAFQDRAKDSDEDDMHDRDYDVADLANNLSQAFRYNVYDNEDAEEGNGDLDHDDEDVYLDDESAEVVISSLRLGDNWGSFSANSNWFAFQDNGMADSHVESMESEIMEEINLENKSGNENSSGSSSDDEVVVREADDDENNEGFVQENEAPSASGDASSFHDNLVGESSGDLSDILRNEIKSQDVTPLMREAMPNGTLTVTDSDQRVSSDPCLFDEEKNINPKSAQDNENKSDDSGGGVMEFNDANYWRVDQEVAVIE